Proteins encoded together in one Shewanella acanthi window:
- a CDS encoding coproporphyrinogen III oxidase family protein: MSSIIQTLDNAIVTPYQANITVPNWMLSSMERVMQYYVDKNLRLDTLSADIMPAPVEGKKYMLYAHIPFCHTLCSYCTFHRFMFKEDKARAYFVSLRKEMEMVKALGYDFESMYIGGGTTTVLEDELARTIEHAKTLFPSIKEVSCESDPQHLDSPGFKQLKGLVDRMSIGVQSFNDDILKMTDRLEKFGTGQQTFDKIMAAKELFPIINVDLIFGFRGQTDEVIQHDLDMASRLDPRQITTYPLMITHQTRKSVKGKLAAPHADMANQYRQILNRLNGQYNQLSAWAFGKANDEGFDEYVIDYDEYLGVGSGSFSFLNDTLHVNTFSLRKYQERIAAGKMGVEQQKHYSKKDVMQYRFLLGMFSGRLSRKYFRDTFGVNLDTTLFKEMTSMKLIGAIKNDPNNPDDLIVTDNGKMMGLLMMKEFYAGMDNVRAQLRKPLKPCDM, encoded by the coding sequence ATGTCATCCATTATCCAAACGCTAGACAACGCAATCGTGACACCTTACCAGGCGAATATTACTGTCCCTAATTGGATGCTAAGTTCGATGGAACGGGTCATGCAGTACTATGTCGATAAGAACCTGCGTCTGGATACTCTGTCTGCCGATATCATGCCTGCGCCTGTCGAAGGCAAAAAGTACATGCTGTATGCCCATATTCCCTTCTGTCATACCCTGTGCTCTTACTGCACCTTCCACCGTTTTATGTTTAAGGAAGACAAGGCACGCGCCTACTTTGTCTCCCTACGTAAGGAGATGGAAATGGTCAAAGCCTTAGGCTATGACTTTGAATCTATGTACATCGGTGGTGGTACTACTACGGTATTAGAGGATGAACTCGCCCGTACCATTGAGCATGCGAAGACCCTTTTTCCTAGCATTAAAGAAGTCTCCTGCGAGTCAGATCCGCAACATTTAGACAGCCCAGGCTTTAAGCAACTTAAGGGCTTAGTCGACCGTATGTCGATTGGTGTGCAGAGCTTTAACGACGATATTTTAAAAATGACCGACCGCCTCGAAAAGTTCGGTACAGGTCAGCAAACCTTCGACAAAATCATGGCTGCCAAGGAGCTGTTCCCGATTATCAACGTCGACCTGATTTTTGGTTTCCGTGGCCAGACCGATGAAGTAATCCAACACGATCTAGACATGGCATCGCGCTTAGATCCAAGACAAATCACCACTTATCCGTTGATGATCACCCATCAAACCCGTAAAAGCGTTAAGGGTAAGTTAGCCGCGCCACACGCCGATATGGCCAATCAATATCGCCAAATCTTGAATCGCTTAAATGGTCAATATAATCAATTATCAGCCTGGGCATTTGGTAAAGCGAATGATGAAGGCTTCGATGAATACGTTATCGATTACGATGAGTATTTAGGGGTAGGTTCTGGCTCGTTTAGCTTCTTAAATGACACTTTGCATGTAAACACTTTCTCGCTGCGTAAATACCAAGAGCGTATCGCCGCGGGCAAAATGGGGGTCGAGCAGCAAAAACATTACAGCAAAAAAGATGTGATGCAGTATCGCTTCCTACTCGGAATGTTCTCGGGTCGCTTATCACGTAAATATTTCCGCGACACCTTTGGGGTAAACTTAGACACGACTCTGTTTAAGGAAATGACCTCAATGAAGTTAATCGGAGCCATCAAAAATGACCCGAACAATCCGGATGATCTCATCGTTACCGATAACGGCAAGATGATGGGGCTGTTGATGATGAAAGAGTTTTATGCTGGAATGGACAATGTCCGCGCCCAATTACGTAAACCACTCAAACCCTGCGATATGTGA
- a CDS encoding patatin-like phospholipase family protein, whose protein sequence is MKNVALVLEGGGLRAIYTAGILDAFLQRSLYFPYVIGVSAGAIYPASYISRQCGRNLNIQQHYLNDKRYMGMRHWLKTGNYVNTDFTFRRMAHELIPYDFETFLNSGSEFKVGAFNCHTGKTDYFGMADFQDHDKLLDVLIASSSLPFMAKPYPINHQPYLDGGIADPIPVKQALQDGYTRQVVILTQDRHYQKSPMKMQWLARRTYRNYPAVAKALSERHQIYNQSLFELNQSVESGNSFVIRPAEPLHLSRLDRNIDKVTAVYQQGLSDGNNIMPALLAWLAAGE, encoded by the coding sequence ATGAAAAATGTGGCCTTAGTGTTAGAGGGTGGTGGCTTAAGGGCAATTTATACCGCGGGGATTTTAGATGCCTTTTTACAGCGGTCATTGTACTTCCCGTATGTAATTGGCGTCTCTGCTGGCGCAATTTATCCCGCTTCCTATATTTCACGACAATGCGGTCGAAATCTTAACATTCAGCAGCATTACCTCAACGATAAGCGTTATATGGGGATGCGTCACTGGCTTAAGACTGGCAACTACGTTAATACCGACTTTACTTTTCGCCGCATGGCGCACGAGCTGATACCCTATGATTTTGAAACCTTTTTAAACAGCGGCAGCGAGTTTAAGGTGGGCGCCTTCAATTGCCACACAGGCAAAACCGATTATTTCGGCATGGCCGATTTTCAAGATCACGACAAACTGCTCGATGTACTGATAGCTTCCTCCAGCCTACCCTTTATGGCAAAACCATACCCAATCAATCATCAGCCCTATCTCGATGGCGGCATTGCCGATCCCATTCCCGTAAAGCAAGCATTGCAGGATGGATATACTCGCCAAGTGGTTATTTTGACTCAGGATAGGCACTACCAAAAATCGCCAATGAAGATGCAGTGGCTCGCCCGTAGAACCTATCGCAATTATCCCGCCGTGGCAAAGGCCTTAAGCGAGCGTCATCAAATATATAACCAATCCCTATTCGAGCTTAATCAAAGCGTCGAAAGTGGTAATAGCTTTGTTATCCGCCCTGCTGAGCCGCTCCATTTATCGAGGCTCGACCGCAACATCGACAAAGTCACTGCGGTCTATCAGCAGGGGCTAAGCGACGGCAATAACATTATGCCAGCGCTGCTGGCTTGGCTTGCAGCGGGTGAGTAA
- the trmL gene encoding tRNA (uridine(34)/cytosine(34)/5-carboxymethylaminomethyluridine(34)-2'-O)-methyltransferase TrmL: protein MFHIALYEPEIAPNTGNIIRLCANSGCQLHLIEPLGFDFEEKKLRRAGLDYADLTNVTRHKNFEAFLEAMAGKRIMACTTKGSRPHTELSFAKDDVLLFGPETRGLPMDIIESIPTEQRLRIPMAATSRSLNLSNAVAIISYEAWRQLGFEGAR, encoded by the coding sequence ATGTTCCATATCGCACTCTATGAGCCAGAAATCGCACCCAACACGGGTAATATCATTCGCCTCTGCGCTAACAGCGGCTGTCAGCTTCACCTAATTGAACCACTTGGATTTGATTTTGAAGAGAAAAAGCTGCGTAGAGCCGGCTTGGACTATGCCGACTTAACCAATGTAACGCGCCATAAAAACTTCGAGGCTTTCCTCGAAGCCATGGCGGGCAAACGCATCATGGCCTGTACCACTAAGGGAAGTCGTCCGCACACTGAGCTCAGTTTTGCCAAGGACGATGTATTGTTATTTGGCCCAGAAACCCGCGGCCTACCAATGGATATTATCGAGTCGATTCCGACCGAGCAGCGTTTACGCATTCCTATGGCTGCCACTAGCCGCAGCCTGAACCTGTCAAATGCGGTGGCCATTATTAGCTACGAAGCTTGGCGTCAGTTAGGTTTTGAAGGCGCACGATAA
- a CDS encoding amidohydrolase — protein MTIHSEPTQAPSHTLKSPKKHFAQSLIASALTLGLVTNSAQAVQDATPDAAKLAAQVEQKVIEWRRDLHQHPELSNREFRTSKVIEKHLKSLGLEVQSGVAHTGVVAILKGGKPGPLIAIRADMDALPVTEVVDVPFASKATDTYRGQTVGVMHACGHDTHVAMLMGVAENLTKVKESLAGDVMFIFQPAEEGAPDGEEGGAELMLKEGLFSKRKPDQVFGMHVTSSMPSGMIGVRSGPAMASEDSFTIKVKGRQTHGSRPWVGIDPIVAAAQIITNVQTIVSRQVDVTKAPAVVSFGAVNGGIRTNIIPDEVELIGTIRTFDQDMRANIKVRLAEMAELSAKTLGATATTEIQQGYPVMVNNPELVASMRPVLASVVGDKMLIEPGLITGAEDFSYYALQSPGMFFFLGVTPKGTDATTAASNHSPAFYVDESALKVGVEAMTKVALTALQAI, from the coding sequence ATGACAATCCACTCTGAACCTACACAAGCTCCAAGCCACACTCTGAAATCACCCAAAAAGCATTTTGCTCAATCCTTGATAGCATCGGCACTGACGTTAGGTTTGGTGACGAATTCCGCTCAAGCGGTTCAAGATGCCACGCCAGATGCGGCAAAATTGGCGGCGCAGGTGGAGCAGAAGGTGATCGAGTGGCGCCGTGACCTGCATCAACACCCGGAGCTATCTAATCGTGAATTTCGTACAAGTAAAGTGATTGAAAAGCATCTCAAATCTTTAGGATTAGAGGTGCAGTCAGGTGTTGCTCACACCGGAGTTGTTGCCATTCTAAAGGGCGGAAAACCAGGACCATTGATTGCCATTCGTGCCGATATGGATGCGCTGCCAGTAACAGAGGTAGTGGATGTGCCTTTTGCCTCCAAGGCAACCGATACCTACCGTGGCCAAACCGTGGGTGTCATGCATGCTTGTGGTCATGATACTCATGTGGCGATGTTAATGGGGGTTGCCGAGAACCTGACAAAGGTGAAAGAAAGCCTTGCTGGTGATGTGATGTTTATTTTCCAACCTGCAGAAGAAGGCGCGCCAGATGGCGAAGAGGGCGGCGCGGAATTAATGTTAAAAGAAGGCCTGTTTTCCAAGCGAAAACCCGACCAAGTGTTTGGTATGCATGTCACCTCAAGTATGCCAAGTGGCATGATTGGTGTACGTAGTGGCCCTGCGATGGCAAGTGAAGACTCCTTTACGATTAAAGTAAAGGGGCGTCAGACCCATGGCTCACGCCCTTGGGTGGGGATTGATCCGATTGTCGCAGCTGCGCAAATCATCACCAACGTACAAACGATTGTGAGTCGCCAAGTCGATGTGACTAAGGCGCCTGCGGTGGTCAGCTTTGGGGCGGTAAATGGCGGTATTCGCACTAACATCATTCCCGATGAGGTGGAGTTGATTGGTACTATTCGTACCTTCGATCAGGATATGCGTGCCAATATCAAAGTCCGTCTTGCAGAGATGGCTGAACTGTCAGCTAAAACGTTGGGTGCAACGGCGACAACTGAAATCCAGCAGGGCTATCCAGTAATGGTGAATAATCCTGAATTGGTGGCGAGTATGCGCCCAGTACTAGCCAGCGTGGTTGGCGATAAGATGTTGATTGAACCAGGGCTTATTACGGGTGCTGAGGATTTTTCCTACTATGCACTGCAATCACCAGGAATGTTTTTCTTCCTTGGGGTGACACCGAAGGGAACCGATGCAACCACCGCTGCGAGCAACCATTCGCCTGCATTCTATGTGGATGAAAGTGCGCTAAAAGTGGGTGTCGAAGCTATGACCAAGGTGGCTCTCACGGCACTGCAAGCAATTTAA
- a CDS encoding GGDEF domain-containing protein, with amino-acid sequence MCETFGLNERLIQHSVDKTCPIAGDYNKNIAIRNSEKARQIFTEYYQLRNGVIDEYKNIFPYYDAKKDRTFYFVSRAKPLIKDESGKAEVLFGIIEPEAVSSDLYEKARTDSLTGLFNRREFDSQLEFLTNIAIRDQRKISLIMCDIDHFKLYNDTLGHFAGDECLIQIARSIADVCSRSTDIACRYGGEEFAVIAYGNTDISRLAESIRKEVYIRSVPHPALNNGPVTLSVGYYSTIPSSAMTSRTIIESADKALYRAKENGRNVCVEYQ; translated from the coding sequence ATGTGTGAGACCTTTGGTTTAAACGAACGTCTTATTCAGCACTCGGTCGATAAAACCTGCCCGATAGCGGGTGATTACAACAAAAATATCGCCATTCGAAACTCAGAAAAAGCTCGCCAAATTTTCACCGAATACTATCAACTTCGAAATGGGGTGATCGATGAGTATAAGAATATCTTTCCCTATTATGATGCGAAGAAAGACCGTACTTTTTATTTTGTTAGCCGCGCTAAACCGTTAATAAAAGATGAATCCGGGAAGGCTGAAGTGCTGTTTGGGATAATCGAGCCCGAAGCGGTATCCAGTGATCTGTACGAAAAAGCGAGAACCGATAGTCTGACTGGATTATTCAATCGGCGTGAATTTGACTCTCAACTCGAGTTTTTAACCAATATCGCGATTCGTGACCAGCGAAAAATTTCGCTTATCATGTGCGATATCGACCATTTTAAACTCTATAACGATACCCTCGGACATTTTGCTGGTGATGAGTGTTTGATCCAAATTGCCCGTTCAATTGCTGATGTATGTTCTCGTTCAACCGATATTGCCTGCCGCTATGGTGGTGAAGAGTTTGCAGTCATTGCCTACGGCAACACGGATATCTCCAGGCTTGCAGAATCGATACGTAAAGAGGTTTATATTCGTTCGGTTCCCCACCCCGCATTAAATAACGGTCCAGTCACTTTAAGTGTCGGTTATTACTCGACGATCCCGAGCTCTGCAATGACCTCTCGAACGATAATAGAGTCTGCAGATAAGGCGCTATACCGCGCCAAAGAAAATGGCCGCAATGTCTGTGTTGAATATCAATAA
- a CDS encoding class I SAM-dependent methyltransferase produces the protein MNTCPLCHSVDLVHYHQDKKRSYYQCPTCMLVSVPAEYYLSAADEKAEYDKHENHPEDLGYQRFLNRTLEPLLERVTVDQQGLDFGCGEGKVLSLMARSRGYQMENYDLYYANCPEVLNRQYDFITLTEVIEHVSDASALLSQLNRLLKPNGILAVMTKRVRDLAAFTNWHYKNDPTHINFYSEATFRWLAEHYGWRLEIVDNDVVFLHK, from the coding sequence TTGAATACCTGTCCCCTCTGTCATAGCGTCGATTTAGTCCACTATCATCAAGACAAGAAGCGCTCTTACTACCAGTGTCCTACCTGCATGTTAGTGAGTGTGCCCGCGGAATATTACTTAAGCGCCGCCGATGAAAAGGCCGAGTACGATAAGCATGAGAATCATCCTGAGGATCTTGGTTATCAGCGTTTTTTGAACCGCACCCTGGAGCCGCTGCTTGAGCGCGTCACCGTCGATCAGCAAGGGTTAGATTTTGGTTGCGGAGAAGGCAAAGTGTTAAGTCTGATGGCAAGATCGCGTGGCTATCAGATGGAAAACTACGATCTCTATTACGCGAATTGTCCCGAAGTTTTAAATCGCCAATATGATTTTATTACTTTAACTGAGGTCATCGAGCATGTTAGCGATGCCAGCGCCTTATTGAGTCAATTGAATCGGTTACTTAAGCCCAACGGCATTTTGGCGGTGATGACTAAGCGCGTTCGTGACCTTGCGGCATTCACCAATTGGCATTACAAAAACGATCCCACCCATATTAACTTTTACTCCGAGGCGACCTTCCGTTGGTTAGCTGAGCATTATGGTTGGCGACTCGAAATTGTCGATAACGACGTAGTGTTTTTACATAAGTAA